The Saccharomyces paradoxus chromosome XV, complete sequence DNA window GGCGGTCTATTGGTATTGGTTTAGCTtacatcattttttttttatttttgtatttattcATCTGTGAATACAATGAAGGAGCAAAGCAAAATGGTGAAATGTTAGTATTCCCTCATAGCGTggttaaaaaaatgaagaagaagggcATTGTCTCTGGGAAGAGAAGTAAAAACAAACCCACATTGTCAGCACCTGATGCTGAGAAGGACATAGAGATGAACAACGATTCAAGTGTCACCGATACAAGGTTTTTACGGGACTCTGATGTAGCTGTGATGggtaataataatattgCAGCAAAGGAACAgttttcttctccttcatCTTCTGCGTCTAGAAGCAATAGCTTTAGTAAAAGTAACGATATTGAACTGTCCAAATCACAAGCGATTTTTCACTGGAAAAACTTATGCTACGATATTCCGAttaaaaaagggaaaaggAGGATTTTAAATAATGTTGATGGTTGGGTCAAGCCTGGTACATTGACCGCCTTAATTGGTGCATCTGGTGCAGGAAAAACAACGTTATTAGACTGTCTTGCCGAAAGAACTACGATGGGTTTAATTACTGGTGATGTGTTCGTAGATGGGAGACCACGGGATGAGTCTTTCCCTAGATCAATTGGCTATTGTCAGCAGCAGGATTTGCATTTGAAAACTGCAACTGTGAGAGAATCATTAAGGTTTTCCGCATACCTGCGTCAGGCTGATGATGTGTCCATTAAGGAGAAAGATAAATACGTTGAAGAGGTCATTGAAGTACTGGACATGGAACTTTATGCTGATGCTATAGTAGGCGTGCCTGGCGAAGGCTTAAATGTGGAGCAAAGAAAGAGGTTGACAATAGGCGTTGAATTAGCCGCCAAACCAAAACTGTTGGTATTTTTAGACGAGCCCACGTCTGGACTAGATTCCCAGACTGCATGGTCAACTTGTCagttaatgaaaaaattggctAGTCGTGGACAAGCAATTTTATGTACCATCCACCAACCTTCTGCCCTTCTAATGCAAGAATTTGATAGGTTACTATTTTTGCAAACTGGCGGACAAACTGTTTACTTTGGAGAGCTAGGGAAGGGCTGCAAGACAATGATTAATTATTTCGAAGCCCATGGTGCTCATAAATGCCCTTCGGATGCCAATCCTGCCGAATGGATGTTGGAAATAGTGGGTGCAGCACCAGGAAGCCACGCCAGCCAAGATTATTTTACCATTTGGAGAGATTCTgaagaatataaagaaattagaaaagAGTTAGATTGGATGGAACGAGAATTACCTAAACGGACAGAAGGTTCGTCAAACCAGGAACAGAAAGAATTCGCTACTTCAACTTTGTATCAGATCAAATTGGTTAGTTACCGATTATTCCACCAATATTGGAGAACACCGTTTTACTTATggtcaaaattttttttagcagTTGTGTCCGAACTCTTCATAGGCTTtacctttttcaaagcaaACACATCATTGCAGGGCTTGCAAAACCAAATGCTAGCCATCTTTATGTTTACTGTGGTCTTTAACCCGATATTACAACAATACTTACCACTTTTCGTTCAGCAGAGAGAACTTTATGAAGCCAGAGAAAGACCATCAAGAACATTTTCATGGAAAGCATTTATTGTATCGCAGATTCTCGTAGAAATTCCCTGGAGTTTACTGGCCGGAACTATATCTTTTTTCGTCTACTATTATCCTGTAGGATTCTACAGAAATGCCTCTTATGCAAATCAACTTCATGAACGAGGTGCTTTATTCTGGCTGTTTGCATGTGCGTTTTACGTCTATATCAGTTCGATGGGAATATTGGTAATTTCATGTATTGAAATTGCAGAGAATGCTGCAAATCTTGCTTCACTATTGTTCATAATGTCGTTATCTTTTTGCGGTGTTCTGGCTACCTCGGATGTTCTACCAAGATTCTGGATTTTTATGTATAGAGTGTCACCTCTGACATATCTCATTGATGCTTTGCTGTCGGTCGGGTTGGCCAATGCCAAAGTCGTTTGTTCTAACGAAGAACTTTTAAGATTTGTCCCTCCGAGTGGTATGACATGCTTGGAGTATATGGAGCCTTATTTGCAATCAGCTGGGACAGGGTATCTGGTTGATGAGAGTTCCGAAACTGATTGTCAGTTTTGTCAATTTAGTTCCACCAATGACTATCTGAAAACTGTAAGTTCTTCGTATTCACGTAGATGGATGAACTACGGTATTTTCAGTGCGTATATTGTCTTTGACTATTGTGcagcaatatttttatacTGGCTAGTAAGGGTtccaaagaagagcaaaaaattAGAGAAATGATTGAATGTGACTTCCTTCATTATATTTGCAAAAcaatttattttgtttagaAATTAATGTCATATTATTAAATGTTTTGGgaaaggaaattgaaaaaatagttcagatcttttgttttaacACAGCCGAAGAATGCTAGTGAACTAGTGTTCATAAATTGCCCAGTTTTGTGACCTTATATACATACACATACGCctacatatatattatttttcatatctATACGCCCGCTTTAACTAACTATACTATGGTCTCCTACTGTATTGAATTTGTAAAGCATCAACTTGCTGCTGTAATGACTGCAAGTTACCCAAAATATCGCTTGAATTAGATCTATTAACGTCTGTATTAAATGGGaattgctgttgctgctgttgctgttgctgctgttgatGAATTTGCTGACCTAACATTCCGTAATTAGGCTTGTTAGGTTGGTTTTGTATATTAGAATTGTTTAGATGGAGTTGCCCCGGATGTTGCTGCATTTGAGAAAGTTGACCCCCATATATTGATTGTTGAGGTTGTTGaggttgttgctgctggtGGCTATAAGTCTGACGAGATTGACTGTTGTTCATTGCTGGATTGGTGTTTTGGAATGAACCTATGCTATTACCAGCGTTATTGCTATTAACAGTGGACGCATTTGATGGCATAGGATTCGGAGATGGTGAAGTCGAAAGCAAAGATTGGAAGTAACTATTAGCAGCATTTTGAGGTgacaaaaaatttggagaTTGCATACTTGGTGAATTTGCATACGAGGTCTGAGTAGGTACCAAATTATTCTGCTTTTGTATGTTGGGGTACGTATGTTGAGGTGACACAATGGCTGcttgttgctgctgctgttgagCGCGTGGAGGTGGAGGAGGTGGAAGATGTTGGGGTTGTTGCTGATTATTAGCGTACGTATGTTGGGGAGATATCATTGTTGATTGATTATTGGAATACGTATTTTGCGGAGAAAGAATAGGAGGCTGATTTTGGGTAAAGGTGTTTTGTGGAGAAATCAAATGTGACCGCTGATGTTGCGGAATAGTATTTTGAGGAGAAAGCAAATGTGACTGCTGATGCTGAGGAAGAGTGTTTTGAGGGGAAAGGGCGCTAGATATTTCTACTTTCGGCATGGATATAATGTTTCCATTGTTAATCCGAACATTGTTAGAATATGTATGTTGAGGGGATATGCTTGATGGCTCAATCTTTGATTCAGTCGAATTAACTCCTTGGTAAGGTTGCTGCTGATTGTTTTGGGGAAGAGTAATATTAGGAGAATTCAGAAAGGGCGGTCCCGTAGCTTGTGGAGACGAAGATTGGTTCGTGAACTGTGGCTGAAACATCGAAGGTACTGCGTTATTTACTGAAGGTGAGAGATGCTGTTTCATTAAGTAGTTTGCAGAACCTGTCGCAGTAGGTTTCAAAGGCTGAAGCCCTCCAGGGTTTACAACTGTTTCAGGTGTATTCGAAGGTTTGATAGATTGAGGTTGTTCCATATGACTTCGCATCAAATAGTTTGCAGAGCCTGTTGCTGTCGGTTTTAAAGGTTGTAAACCCGTCTGAATGGCACCGTCGCTTGGATGTAACCCCTGATTATATTCTTCTCGCACCAGATGATTAGCAGAACCTGTAGCCGTGGGCTTCAAAGGTTCTAATGGCATTTGTTGTGGAATCCCGGCGCTATTCACATTGTTAGTTGGTAAATTATTACCATTCTGTAAAAATGCGGATGAAATTGGCAATGATGCAGAATCAACAGTCTGTATTTGCTTGAAATGTGACAAAGAGTCCTTCATATCCTCTAAAACTTTCTTCTCCTCCTCAGTCTCTTGTTGTTCGCTGGGCAAACTCGAAACTAAACCGCTATTTTGTCTCCCCTTATATAGTCTCTTTAATAATTGGTCCATGGGCAATGTGAAGTCTAATGGACTGTCATTACTAAAGTCCTGATCTTCACCTTTTCCATCAGTATTTTGCTTTCTTGCCTCATTATTATTAAGCGATTCTTGATTAAGATTTGGAGGATCTTGAAACGTTATATGCTCTGAAAATCTAACCTTTTTACTCTTAAAGTTcgaatttttgattctCCTTCTGACCCTTTTCCTTGTCGTCTTACCAGTCAACAGCAATGAGGCAAATGAATCAAAATCAACCTTTTGATCACCAGCTTTGGTGGAACCATCATCGTCTTCCACCTCCTCATACACCTCTTCGTGATTTTCACTACTTAGGATAGGGCGCGGTTTGGGTACAGGTGCCTTTTCTAAGATCATACGTCTTAGAGGTAAAATACCATATATAATAGCTCTAGAAACTAGTCTTAGAACAGCGAAAAATTGGCCAATATTTAATGCATTTTTACAGCTACGGAAAATTTCCACAATTCTATCTTTAACTTTTTGTGATAAGTTGAAGTTGGTTAAGAATCTAAACACGTCATTCAATCTTATTAATTTTCCATGAGTCCTCAAACATATATAGTTGTACCATCTTAGATAAGTCCTTATTTCTTCATGGGTAAGTTGATTCTGTGATAAAGACAATGGGACTTGCATATCTTCGGGCGACTCTGCGTATACATCACCCCCAGAAAGTTTTCGTACTTCCGTGTGAGAAGGATCCCCCTTTTGGGGAGAATTTACGTTCGTAGCGGAATTAGCTCCTGTGTTTGGGTGATTATTTCTGTAAGACAAAGTCGTATCGCTGTGGCTTCTTGATCCTTGGTCCCAGAAGCTGGAATCATGTGGAGCAGCAGTGTTTATACCAAAGTCGAAAGACACACTGGGAGGTCCCAATCCATTTGATGGTCTCTTTTCTGCTTGGTCCCCGCTGCTTAAGTCCAATCCCGGAACATTAAGCCAATCAAACGACATATTTTGTTACCATGTAAAAATTAATGAGCCTGCTATAATATCTATAAAGCCTTAGCTAACGAGAAAATGCCGAcgatttgaattttgaaCTCCTATTTCACTTCTggcttttgttttttccaCAACTCCTAACATTAACTTTTTTCTAATAGGGGCaatttcctttgttttctcatTTGGCGAAAAAAAGCTAGTAGAAAtttatagaaaaaataatgttaTAATGTGctgtatatataaatacaaaTGCGTAAGCTAATGCAGATTTTGGCTAGTACCCTCTAGATATAGTAATGTCCCTTTCCAGCCCAAGCAAACTTCTTTTTGTAGTATCTGGCTTGCTTGCCGGcaattttttggaatgTACTGCTTTTGCAGTCTTTCGTATTGGCGATGGTGACGCAGTTCCCGCTTGTGTTGGTCTCTTTTTATAGCCAGATTTGTCGCTCAGAACGTCGTCAATAATTCCATCTATAGGAATATTAAAGAATTGTTTTTCTGTCTCCAAAGTATAGTCCAATGGTTTATTTGCACATTCATAGAACGCTTCAAATGCCTTCCTACCACCATACACTCTCTTGTACTTCCTTTCCATTGGTGTagtattcttttttcttgtcaatttcttcttattttcGCTGGCCAAAACTACCccattttccttctttccCTTGTTCTTCAGCAGTTGCTCTTTGGGGATCGCAGAATCGTTAGCAATTTTATGAAGTGAGGTATAATCAGGCATATTAACAGGTGGTCTGATTCGTTGATCAATTTTAGCATTTTTGGTACCATCTAAAAAATTGGATCCCATAATGCGTATTTTAGTCCTTTTGCCCTTCCCAACATCGTGTATATAGTCTAAGAGGCTGTACTCTGTAGTGTTTCCGTCTCGAGCGTATTCTTTGGATGCACACTCCCGTagatattcttcttctagctGGTTCACATTTCGCTTATCTGACTGAACTTGCATTGCaaggaaatatttcaagaacTCTGGAGTGTAGGACCTATtgtattcttcaaatacGGGTTCTCTGTAGTTATAGGTATATTGCGACACTTCGCTATCGATATCGAGATTTGGCTGACCCAATTTACTATTGGGTTTGACTAACAGTTGATTGATATCAAGTGCCTCTCCATGAGGAATAGCAATTTTGTTCGATGGCGTTATGCAGTCCATATTGACTTCTTTACGAATGACTGAATCAATATCTACTTGCGAGAAGAAGGCACAGTTTTGTGGTAATTCATTTATACCCATTTGCTGACAAAACATGGCTCTTGTCCATATATTGCTGATTTGCAAAGCCATAGCAGCCCTGTACTTGTCCTTTTCGCTCACCAAAAATCTAATCTCATCATGGATGGAAATACAAAGCCTTGCCTCAAGATTGTATTTCTTAATGATATATTCCATGGAGCAACAAAGGAGATGTAAATAATCAACTCCAGATGACTGGATGGCCCAATTGATTCTTGAaggcaaaaaagaatttgcTCTcagatttttcttcatgaGCGAATAGGTAATACCACATCCCAAAACCGGTGTCTTAGGTGTTTCTTGCTCTGCTATGCTTTCTaatttattaaatagaATTGACTCAGAGCCACCATAccagaattttttgaataattttgatcttttcGTTTTACCTTTTGTATTTTCATACAACTtatttgcaattttttttgtttcttcgTCAGTTAAAGATGGGTTAAACCTTTTGAGTAATTGACTCGCGAATTTAGCACCTGCGCCGTAAATTCTCCCataattaaaaattttcgccTCATTACGAGAACAGCCTAGAATTTGAGCTGTCTTCGTGTGCAAATCTGTACCTTCGTTTTTGGTACCTTCTAAACACATCCAACCAATGGCGGTGCCACCATGAACATTAAAAATAGAATCACCGACTAAAGATGCTATCCATAATTCTTCACTATCCACATCTGCTCCAACAAAGCAATAACCTGGGGGAGCTTTGACCTGGGTTTTCAATTCGGAACCTATTCTATTTGCCTTTGCGTTGGATGCGGTTAACCACGTATTTTCCACAGCTCTTCTAGTGATAGTGCCCATGGGTACAATTTTCGGTATAATTATGGCAAGATCATTTGTTTTGCCATTATTTAAGTTCGATCTTGCGGACAAAGAGTGGAATTCATTGGGAAATTTGGAACTGGGAACTACAAACTGGGATTGGATCCGTTCCCTTGCTGACATCCAATACGAACCTGAAGAGTTAATTTGTAAAGCTTGATGAGCCAATTCTGACTCCGATTTTAGCACgcccttttcaaaaaaatgattatATGATTTAGTTAAAAGATTCGTGCAATTGGAAGTGGGCCCATTAGGATGAGGTACTTTGAGAAGAACACCTGTAGGTTGGGACCCAAGGTTTTGCATTCTTatttcctcttcctcttgaGATACGCTATCTGCCAGGACATAATTTTTAGCCCTGTATGTTTCTACTTGTTCATGGGGCACGTTAAAGCACCAACCAGACTCCTTCGACCATATTACGGGAAAATTTTCCCACGATAGCTTGAATAAAATCGGAATTATCCTTGATTTGATGGTGATCTTGGGCTCTATGGTGTCctttgaaggaaaaagttGCCTATACCATTCGGGAAAGCCGGGCAGTTTTTGACATTTTGCAGGAACACCTTTCTTAGTTAATCTTAAAGGTTTCGTAGTCCAATCCAATTGTGATAACCAGGGGTCCTTGAGGTACATATCTGGCTGGTCTTTCAAAAGGACTATATCCTTAATGATTTGGacaatttttgattctaTTTCAACTTTGGACTGTTGGTACAAAGACTCGGAGCTGTTCAAATAGTCGTTCCAGTCCTCCAGCTTCGTTGGCAGAATGCATTTGCTTAAAGACTTTAAACCTGCAAACGAAACTGGATGTGGACACTTTTTCAGGAAAACAGGGAAAATCTTATCAAACACTTGACTTGTGGCTGTTACGTCAGTGGCACAGTAGTTGAccagtttttgaaaattttctattatCGTTGATTTATCTGTGGAGGCGAAGAAATCTCTATCGGCTTTATCAAGGTTAATTTTGCAGTGAAATTTCGCCACATCCTTTAATGAATTTAAAGCAGACACGTTCAACCAAGGATCGTCATAATCCTCGATGGAGATTTCTGATTGAACTTCTGATTCTacttctatttctttttttttcttgttattcTTCATGAACATCGGACGCTGTCTTGAACACAGCCCAAATGATGCAATATGCAGCGATTGAGTGTCGAGGAAGAACGCCTTCGAGTCCCTGAAGTTGTATTCTTCGAGAACTCGTGCCCTGTCATACGCGACATTGTGACCAATTACGACTTGTTCCTTAGTCAACGTGTTCATGGGTATCAGCGCAGTTGGATCATCACCACCGCATATGAACGGCGAGCACCAAAGGTACCATGCCGTCGACGACAAAGCCGTTGCCAAAGTTGGATAGTCAGCAATGTTATACAGCGTCTCTACATCAAATACCACTAACTCTTCGTCTGGGTATGCTACTTCAACTGGTGCCGCACCCGGTACGTACTTGACCCAGC harbors:
- the SCD5 gene encoding Scd5p (Protein required for normal actin organization and endocytosis~similar to YOR329C), translating into MSFDWLNVPGLDLSSGDQAEKRPSNGLGPPSVSFDFGINTAAPHDSSFWDQGSRSHSDTTLSYRNNHPNTGANSATNVNSPQKGDPSHTEVRKLSGGDVYAESPEDMQVPLSLSQNQLTHEEIRTYLRWYNYICLRTHGKLIRLNDVFRFLTNFNLSQKVKDRIVEIFRSCKNALNIGQFFAVLRLVSRAIIYGILPLRRMILEKAPVPKPRPILSSENHEEVYEEVEDDDGSTKAGDQKVDFDSFASLLLTGKTTRKRVRRRIKNSNFKSKKVRFSEHITFQDPPNLNQESLNNNEARKQNTDGKGEDQDFSNDSPLDFTLPMDQLLKRLYKGRQNSGLVSSLPSEQQETEEEKKVLEDMKDSLSHFKQIQTVDSASLPISSAFLQNGNNLPTNNVNSAGIPQQMPLEPLKPTATGSANHLVREEYNQGLHPSDGAIQTGLQPLKPTATGSANYLMRSHMEQPQSIKPSNTPETVVNPGGLQPLKPTATGSANYLMKQHLSPSVNNAVPSMFQPQFTNQSSSPQATGPPFLNSPNITLPQNNQQQPYQGVNSTESKIEPSSISPQHTYSNNVRINNGNIISMPKVEISSALSPQNTLPQHQQSHLLSPQNTIPQHQRSHLISPQNTFTQNQPPILSPQNTYSNNQSTMISPQHTYANNQQQPQHLPPPPPPRAQQQQQQAAIVSPQHTYPNIQKQNNLVPTQTSYANSPSMQSPNFLSPQNAANSYFQSLLSTSPSPNPMPSNASTVNSNNAGNSIGSFQNTNPAMNNSQSRQTYSHQQQQPQQPQQSIYGGQLSQMQQHPGQLHLNNSNIQNQPNKPNYGMLGQQIHQQQQQQQQQQQFPFNTDVNRSNSSDILGNLQSLQQQVDALQIQYSRRP
- the MIP1 gene encoding DNA-directed DNA polymerase gamma MIP1 (Mitochondrial DNA polymerase gamma subunit~similar to YOR330C), with translation MTKLMVTSHCMLRMVRRRPLRVQFYTRWYSTKKNNAEAPRINPVGIQYLGESLQRQVFGNCSGRDEAGQSDKLMELSKKSLKDHGLWGKKTLITEPISFPLPPLQGRSLDEHFQKIGQFSSEPYKSFCEGKFTEMVARPAEWLRKPGWVKYVPGAAPVEVAYPDEELVVFDVETLYNIADYPTLATALSSTAWYLWCSPFICGGDDPTALIPMNTLTKEQVVIGHNVAYDRARVLEEYNFRDSKAFFLDTQSLHIASFGLCSRQRPMFMKNNKKKKEIEVESEVQSEISIEDYDDPWLNVSALNSLKDVAKFHCKINLDKADRDFFASTDKSTIIENFQKLVNYCATDVTATSQVFDKIFPVFLKKCPHPVSFAGLKSLSKCILPTKLEDWNDYLNSSESLYQQSKVEIESKIVQIIKDIVLLKDQPDMYLKDPWLSQLDWTTKPLRLTKKGVPAKCQKLPGFPEWYRQLFPSKDTIEPKITIKSRIIPILFKLSWENFPVIWSKESGWCFNVPHEQVETYRAKNYVLADSVSQEEEEIRMQNLGSQPTGVLLKVPHPNGPTSNCTNLLTKSYNHFFEKGVLKSESELAHQALQINSSGSYWMSARERIQSQFVVPSSKFPNEFHSLSARSNLNNGKTNDLAIIIPKIVPMGTITRRAVENTWLTASNAKANRIGSELKTQVKAPPGYCFVGADVDSEELWIASLVGDSIFNVHGGTAIGWMCLEGTKNEGTDLHTKTAQILGCSRNEAKIFNYGRIYGAGAKFASQLLKRFNPSLTDEETKKIANKLYENTKGKTKRSKLFKKFWYGGSESILFNKLESIAEQETPKTPVLGCGITYSLMKKNLRANSFLPSRINWAIQSSGVDYLHLLCCSMEYIIKKYNLEARLCISIHDEIRFLVSEKDKYRAAMALQISNIWTRAMFCQQMGINELPQNCAFFSQVDIDSVIRKEVNMDCITPSNKIAIPHGEALDINQLLVKPNSKLGQPNLDIDSEVSQYTYNYREPVFEEYNRSYTPEFLKYFLAMQVQSDKRNVNQLEEEYLRECASKEYARDGNTTEYSLLDYIHDVGKGKRTKIRIMGSNFLDGTKNAKIDQRIRPPVNMPDYTSLHKIANDSAIPKEQLLKNKGKKENGVVLASENKKKLTRKKNTTPMERKYKRVYGGRKAFEAFYECANKPLDYTLETEKQFFNIPIDGIIDDVLSDKSGYKKRPTQAGTASPSPIRKTAKAVHSKKLPASKPDTTKRSLLGLERDITISRGY